The Nocardioides panzhihuensis genome has a segment encoding these proteins:
- a CDS encoding ABC transporter ATP-binding protein — protein MPTTRLETLMTPPSTEGRPLLEVANLRLKFGGVTVLNDVSFDVNRGELFAIIGPNGAGKTSIFNCLSAAYRPEAGSIKIDGRELVGMRPAQTVRHGIGRTFQNLGLFPDLDVVENLLLGRHSLMRTGFLSGALWFGRARGEELAHRMVVEEIIELLALTPFRRQAVGTLPYGVQKRIELGRALAMQPKVLLLDEPVAGMNLEESEDMARYIVELRRLLGVAMILVEHDMRLVMDLADRVMVLDFGTPITTGVPNDVTSHPGVVAAYLGGAA, from the coding sequence ATGCCCACCACGAGACTCGAAACGCTCATGACGCCGCCCTCGACGGAGGGACGCCCGCTGCTCGAGGTCGCCAATCTGCGGCTGAAGTTCGGTGGTGTCACCGTCCTCAACGATGTCAGCTTCGATGTGAATCGCGGTGAGTTGTTCGCGATCATCGGCCCCAACGGCGCCGGGAAGACCTCGATCTTCAACTGTCTCTCCGCGGCCTACCGGCCCGAGGCCGGCAGCATCAAGATCGACGGACGCGAGCTCGTCGGCATGCGTCCGGCCCAGACGGTACGACACGGCATCGGGCGCACCTTCCAGAACCTGGGACTGTTCCCAGACCTCGATGTCGTCGAGAACCTTCTGCTGGGTCGCCACTCGCTCATGCGCACAGGCTTCCTGAGTGGTGCGCTCTGGTTCGGCCGGGCCCGCGGCGAGGAGCTCGCACACCGGATGGTGGTCGAGGAGATCATCGAGCTTCTTGCGCTCACGCCGTTCCGTCGGCAAGCGGTCGGAACGCTTCCATACGGCGTCCAGAAGCGGATCGAGCTGGGCCGGGCCCTTGCGATGCAACCGAAGGTGTTGCTCCTCGACGAGCCGGTGGCCGGCATGAACCTCGAGGAGTCGGAGGACATGGCTCGCTACATCGTCGAGCTGCGTCGGCTTCTGGGCGTCGCGATGATCCTGGTCGAGCACGACATGCGGCTCGTCATGGATCTTGCCGACCGCGTGATGGTGCTCGACTTCGGCACCCCGATCACCACGGGTGTCCCGAATGACGTCACGTCGCACCCGGGCGTGGTCGCCGCATACCTCGGAGGTGCGGCATGA
- a CDS encoding acyl-CoA dehydrogenase, whose product MSPPPVLAPTGVVAFVSADQSTETDTVDDFGRDLVAVFSAGVGLVLERVMIGEPDQGWNHLMRGLGVERLIIAVFSIGNGRRALLYDVAQAVDDGHEESLAKESSMAKMRATEDAKRAALEGMQLMGGAGYAREFGMEYQVRRALAPPIFGGTNEIQREIIAKSLF is encoded by the coding sequence ATGTCGCCGCCCCCGGTCCTGGCACCCACCGGCGTTGTCGCCTTCGTCAGCGCTGACCAGAGCACCGAGACCGACACCGTCGACGACTTCGGCCGGGACCTGGTGGCCGTGTTCAGCGCAGGCGTCGGCCTCGTTCTCGAACGAGTGATGATCGGTGAACCGGACCAGGGCTGGAACCATCTGATGCGCGGCCTGGGGGTCGAGCGCCTCATCATCGCGGTGTTCAGTATTGGAAACGGCCGACGAGCACTCCTCTACGACGTCGCCCAGGCTGTCGACGACGGTCACGAGGAAAGCCTCGCGAAGGAGTCGTCGATGGCCAAGATGCGGGCTACCGAGGACGCAAAGCGGGCCGCGCTCGAAGGCATGCAGCTCATGGGTGGCGCCGGCTACGCGCGCGAGTTCGGAATGGAGTACCAGGTCCGTCGTGCCCTGGCCCCGCCGATCTTCGGCGGCACGAACGAGATCCAGCGGGAGATCATCGCCAAGAGCCTGTTCTGA
- a CDS encoding SDR family oxidoreductase, with amino-acid sequence MAKTAVHAMTMSPAVEWGTYGIRVNALAPGPSPPNYAWEMGRTSDAERAAIALDELRRMQLATRYLDLRLRTESVHALHKSLRRLRTANTVYELVADVPHEAAKMDFDRTLFSWLDNRRWVPAAFHINSGPEEARAVGGGQSLPPDRRPAQGRDGAQRRPTIVRNALDHPRVHSRIQSVMHSHAYVAAPGPGTHRRCRLRQR; translated from the coding sequence ATAGCGAAAACGGCAGTGCACGCGATGACGATGTCGCCGGCTGTCGAGTGGGGGACGTACGGAATTCGGGTGAACGCGCTCGCACCGGGACCATCCCCACCAAACTACGCCTGGGAGATGGGGAGGACCAGCGACGCCGAGCGCGCCGCCATCGCGCTCGACGAGCTGAGGAGGATGCAGCTCGCGACCCGCTACCTCGACCTGAGACTTCGAACCGAGTCGGTGCACGCCCTGCACAAATCACTACGCCGGCTGCGCACGGCCAACACCGTTTACGAGCTCGTGGCCGACGTTCCGCACGAGGCCGCCAAGATGGACTTCGACCGCACGCTGTTCTCCTGGCTCGACAACCGGCGCTGGGTTCCGGCAGCCTTCCACATCAACAGCGGCCCGGAGGAGGCTCGCGCCGTCGGAGGCGGGCAGTCCCTACCACCCGATCGGAGACCTGCTCAAGGGCGAGACGGTGCGCAACGACGTCCGACGATCGTGCGCAACGCACTCGACCATCCGCGGGTCCATTCACGCATCCAGTCCGTCATGCACTCCCACGCCTATGTCGCCGCCCCCGGTCCTGGCACCCACCGGCGTTGTCGCCTTCGTCAGCGCTGA
- a CDS encoding alpha/beta fold hydrolase, producing the protein MSSTATFISPTDGTALAVRTWGEELPAPRGVVQVAHGIAEHLQRYDRLARALVAAGYAVRAVDHRGHGGSVASADQLGHFDFEALVADVAAVGASLRDDFPGVPMFLVAHSMGSFAAQTVILDRSELYDGVVLSGSTALDVLAAELSKAEGPIGLEAFNAGFEHRTGYEWLSRDEAEVDAYVADPLSGFDLPDTAVPQLFGGAARLGDAAALKGIRSDLPIAIVSGDADPLAAGGALVELLGQRYRDAGLTDVTVTLYPGARHEIFNETNRDAITADVIEWLEAHS; encoded by the coding sequence ATGTCCAGCACCGCCACATTCATCTCGCCGACCGATGGTACGGCGCTCGCAGTCCGGACGTGGGGGGAGGAACTGCCCGCGCCGCGGGGCGTCGTGCAGGTCGCCCACGGCATCGCCGAGCACCTGCAGCGCTACGACCGTCTCGCCCGGGCCCTCGTCGCGGCCGGCTACGCCGTCCGAGCCGTCGACCACCGTGGCCACGGCGGGTCCGTCGCGTCGGCCGACCAGCTCGGGCACTTCGACTTCGAGGCACTGGTGGCCGACGTCGCTGCTGTGGGTGCCTCGCTGCGCGATGACTTCCCCGGCGTCCCGATGTTCCTCGTGGCGCACTCGATGGGATCCTTCGCGGCACAGACGGTGATCCTCGACCGGTCCGAGCTCTACGATGGCGTCGTGCTGTCCGGCTCGACCGCACTCGACGTGCTCGCCGCGGAGCTCTCGAAGGCCGAGGGCCCGATCGGACTGGAGGCGTTCAACGCCGGGTTCGAGCACCGGACCGGGTACGAGTGGCTCTCGCGCGACGAGGCCGAGGTCGATGCGTACGTCGCCGACCCGTTGTCCGGGTTCGACCTCCCAGACACCGCCGTGCCCCAGCTGTTCGGCGGTGCCGCGCGGCTGGGCGACGCGGCGGCCCTGAAGGGCATCCGCTCCGATCTGCCGATCGCGATCGTCTCCGGCGACGCGGACCCGCTTGCCGCAGGTGGGGCCCTGGTCGAGCTGCTGGGCCAGCGCTATCGCGACGCCGGGCTGACGGACGTGACGGTCACGCTCTACCCCGGGGCGCGCCACGAGATCTTCAACGAGACCAATCGCGACGCGATCACCGCGGACGTGATCGAATGGCTCGAGGCCCACTCCTGA
- a CDS encoding branched-chain amino acid ABC transporter permease — MTLSHAADLRTIRGPWRIAFSVVLVAVFFALPVLISDATLGTLILCGAFAIGAIGLNLLIGLTGQVSLGHAAFVAIGAYCTSYLGDGRGWPFLAYFATAIVLGLVAGAVIGPFALRLRGNYLVIVTIGLVFVSEHVLRNWESLTRPVRGTAPTRDAAVAIGPLDFGAGLDLGSALYTREQSMFWLTWALVALAAVVAHNLTRSRVGRAMQAVRDRDLAAEVIGVEPGRTKIGAFAVASAMAAAAGVIYALGLGAIDYQELSGIHGLFMSITFVAIIILGGLGTVHGSILGALLVVYGQRLIANEGAAMPILGIPVERGWMSTGELNGVLFGGLIIVFLLLEPRGLAALWARVRTWFQGWPFAY; from the coding sequence ATGACACTCAGTCATGCGGCGGACCTGAGGACGATTCGCGGCCCCTGGCGCATCGCCTTCTCGGTCGTACTCGTTGCCGTGTTCTTTGCTCTGCCGGTCCTGATCTCCGACGCGACACTGGGCACCCTGATCCTTTGTGGGGCCTTCGCGATCGGCGCCATCGGCCTCAATCTGTTGATTGGACTGACCGGCCAGGTGAGCCTGGGCCACGCCGCCTTCGTCGCCATTGGCGCCTACTGCACCTCGTACCTCGGTGATGGACGCGGCTGGCCGTTCCTGGCCTACTTCGCCACGGCGATCGTCCTCGGACTCGTCGCCGGCGCGGTGATCGGGCCATTCGCGCTGCGACTGCGCGGAAACTACCTCGTGATAGTGACCATCGGCCTCGTCTTCGTGTCGGAGCATGTCCTGCGCAACTGGGAGAGCTTGACCCGGCCCGTCCGTGGAACCGCACCCACCCGCGACGCCGCGGTGGCGATCGGCCCGCTCGACTTCGGCGCCGGTCTCGACCTGGGTAGCGCGCTGTATACCCGTGAGCAGTCGATGTTCTGGCTCACCTGGGCACTCGTGGCGCTGGCGGCGGTGGTGGCGCACAACCTGACCCGCAGCCGGGTCGGCCGCGCGATGCAGGCAGTTCGAGATCGTGATCTGGCGGCCGAGGTCATCGGCGTGGAGCCGGGCCGCACCAAGATCGGCGCCTTCGCCGTGGCCAGCGCCATGGCGGCGGCAGCCGGCGTCATCTACGCGCTCGGTCTGGGCGCCATCGACTACCAGGAGCTCTCCGGTATCCACGGTCTGTTCATGTCGATCACCTTCGTCGCGATCATCATCCTGGGCGGCCTCGGCACCGTCCACGGGTCGATCCTGGGGGCCCTGCTCGTGGTCTACGGGCAGCGCCTCATCGCCAATGAGGGCGCCGCGATGCCGATCCTGGGCATCCCGGTCGAGCGCGGCTGGATGAGCACCGGCGAGCTCAACGGGGTCCTCTTCGGAGGTCTCATCATCGTCTTCCTGCTGCTCGAGCCACGGGGGCTCGCCGCGTTGTGGGCGAGGGTCCGGACCTGGTTCCAGGGCTGGCCGTTCGCCTACTGA
- a CDS encoding AMP-dependent synthetase/ligase: MSLSAHVRPPAAAVEPDTISTLPAALLYRALRSPRQVALRKKHLGVWRSYTWGEYAERAAAIGMGLRRLGVQPGDRVAVHAGNRPAWVIADMGIQAIGAVTVGLYPTAAADEVAYLLEHSESVVLIAEDEEQYDKTAAVRSGLVSLRNIVIIDPRGVDLADSMLMSFDDLEAEGRRSSDDLLTDLAAAVAELDPALPATIVYTSGTTGPPKGAMLSHANLVAASRNGESSFGVAPGDEVLSYLPLCHVAERLVSVVCALASDYVVNFGEDSDTFNQDLREVQPTFFLGVPRVWEKMMASATIKIGDAGLLKRSNYRLWLSIGRGIARRRWARGRLGPVDRMLYGFGWLMLYRPLREKLGLSRCRSAVSGAAPIAPEVLEYFWSIGIPVVEGYGQTENTAQGSIVAVDNVRLGTVGRAVPETELRLDPGTGEILTRGPATFLGYFKDQEATSAAIDADGWLHTGDVGVVDDDGMIRIVDRMKDIIITAGGKNISPSEIENKLKVSPHVREAIVIGDRRKYLTALIGIELDTVGAWAQSRGIPFTTYTDLSANPAVVELVGHWVEEVNQSFAQVETVKRFAMLPRELDTEEGEVTATQKVKRRSIEATYASLIEELYT; this comes from the coding sequence ATGAGCCTGTCCGCCCACGTTCGACCTCCAGCCGCCGCTGTCGAACCGGACACGATCTCGACGCTGCCCGCTGCGCTGCTCTATCGAGCGCTCCGCTCCCCGCGCCAGGTCGCCCTCCGCAAGAAGCACTTGGGCGTGTGGCGCAGCTACACGTGGGGAGAGTACGCCGAGCGGGCCGCCGCCATCGGGATGGGGTTGCGCCGCCTCGGCGTGCAGCCCGGTGACCGAGTGGCGGTCCATGCCGGCAACCGACCGGCGTGGGTCATCGCCGACATGGGTATCCAGGCCATCGGAGCCGTTACCGTCGGCCTGTATCCCACGGCTGCTGCGGACGAGGTCGCCTACCTCTTGGAGCACTCCGAGTCGGTCGTCCTGATCGCCGAGGACGAGGAGCAGTACGACAAGACCGCCGCCGTACGTTCCGGGCTGGTGAGCCTGCGCAACATCGTCATCATCGATCCGCGGGGAGTGGATCTCGCCGACTCGATGCTGATGTCGTTCGACGACCTCGAGGCCGAGGGTCGGAGGTCATCCGACGACCTGCTGACGGACCTGGCGGCAGCGGTGGCAGAACTCGACCCGGCGCTGCCGGCGACCATCGTCTACACGTCGGGGACGACCGGCCCGCCGAAGGGCGCCATGCTCAGCCACGCCAACCTCGTCGCCGCTTCCCGCAACGGGGAGTCGTCCTTCGGCGTGGCGCCGGGGGACGAGGTCCTCTCCTACCTGCCCCTGTGTCACGTCGCCGAACGGCTGGTCTCGGTCGTGTGCGCGCTGGCCTCCGATTACGTCGTGAACTTCGGCGAGGACTCCGACACCTTCAACCAGGACCTGCGTGAGGTCCAGCCGACCTTCTTCTTGGGTGTGCCGCGCGTCTGGGAGAAGATGATGGCCTCCGCGACGATCAAGATCGGCGACGCCGGCTTGCTGAAGCGAAGCAACTACCGCTTGTGGCTCAGCATCGGTCGCGGCATAGCGCGGCGGCGGTGGGCGCGCGGCCGGCTCGGTCCTGTGGACCGCATGCTGTACGGATTCGGCTGGCTGATGCTCTATCGGCCACTGCGGGAGAAGCTCGGCCTCAGCCGTTGTCGCAGCGCGGTGTCGGGTGCGGCCCCGATCGCCCCCGAGGTCCTCGAATACTTCTGGTCGATCGGCATCCCGGTCGTCGAGGGCTACGGCCAGACCGAGAACACCGCCCAAGGCTCGATCGTCGCCGTCGACAACGTGCGGCTCGGCACTGTCGGTCGTGCCGTTCCCGAGACCGAGCTGCGGCTGGACCCCGGCACCGGCGAGATCCTCACGCGCGGGCCCGCGACGTTCCTCGGCTACTTCAAGGATCAGGAGGCCACCTCGGCTGCGATCGACGCTGACGGATGGCTGCACACCGGCGACGTCGGTGTGGTCGATGACGACGGGATGATCCGGATCGTCGACCGGATGAAAGACATCATCATCACCGCCGGCGGGAAGAACATCAGCCCGTCCGAGATCGAGAACAAGCTCAAGGTCTCGCCCCACGTGCGGGAGGCGATCGTCATCGGCGACCGTCGCAAGTACCTCACCGCACTGATCGGCATCGAGCTGGACACCGTCGGCGCGTGGGCGCAGTCGCGAGGTATCCCGTTCACCACCTACACGGATCTCTCGGCCAACCCTGCGGTCGTGGAGCTCGTCGGCCATTGGGTCGAGGAGGTCAACCAGTCGTTCGCGCAGGTCGAGACGGTCAAGCGCTTCGCCATGCTCCCCAGGGAGCTGGACACCGAGGAGGGCGAGGTGACCGCGACACAGAAGGTCAAGCGGCGGTCCATCGAGGCGACTTACGCCTCCCTGATCGAGGAGCTCTACACATGA
- a CDS encoding TetR/AcrR family transcriptional regulator, translating to MTNETRRQRDPDRKARILAAAADLAGRTSFHDVSMADIGAEAGIVGSGIYRHFDSKTSILIALLDRVMNRISSGAEDIAKVTTDDSETLSALVSDHIRIAIDDRNVLAVYHREVDNLPEEDRRRLRRLQRLYIEEWVHVLAPLRSDLTDQEARLTVHAAIGAIQSILNFNPELPDDRLTELLSQMAHACLGVDPARTPRG from the coding sequence ATGACCAACGAGACCCGGCGGCAACGCGACCCCGACCGCAAGGCGCGCATCCTGGCCGCAGCCGCGGACCTGGCCGGACGCACGAGCTTCCATGACGTATCGATGGCCGACATCGGCGCGGAGGCCGGGATCGTGGGCTCGGGCATCTATAGGCACTTCGACAGCAAGACATCGATCCTCATCGCCTTGCTGGATCGCGTGATGAACCGAATCAGCTCCGGCGCCGAGGACATCGCCAAGGTCACCACCGACGACAGCGAGACACTGTCTGCGCTGGTCAGCGACCATATTCGGATCGCCATCGATGATCGCAACGTCTTGGCGGTCTACCACCGCGAGGTCGACAACCTCCCCGAGGAGGACCGTCGGAGACTGCGCCGGCTGCAACGGCTGTACATCGAGGAATGGGTCCACGTCCTCGCTCCGCTGCGATCCGATCTGACCGACCAGGAGGCGCGCCTCACGGTCCACGCCGCCATCGGCGCCATCCAGTCGATCTTGAACTTCAACCCCGAACTGCCGGATGACCGGCTCACCGAACTGCTCAGCCAGATGGCCCACGCCTGCCTCGGCGTGGATCCGGCCCGGACGCCTCGGGGCTGA
- a CDS encoding branched-chain amino acid ABC transporter permease: MSTTGVGTEALIETLFSGIAVGAKYALVALGFVIVFKATRVLNFAHASFVLLGGFITWQLAAEWGVNFYLALPLAMVAGALIGTALQTALLQRLLGERPFSIIMMTIGVLYVFDNVTSAIWGPEDRDLPDPWGSKTVDLGSVNLAVADLWTIGVTSAAVGAFFLFFRYSSLGLGMRATADDQEAALATGIDARRVHLAAWATAGALGTLAGAMLSSGAGSVGPSLGAVAFVAFPAMIVGGLESPVGAVVGGLLIGLIQQLTALLQPEYAAWLGSGFDRVAPFAVMVIILLVRPYGLFGEPEVRRI; this comes from the coding sequence ATGAGTACGACGGGCGTGGGCACCGAGGCCCTCATCGAGACACTGTTCTCGGGGATCGCCGTCGGCGCAAAGTACGCACTTGTAGCGCTCGGATTCGTCATCGTCTTCAAGGCGACGCGCGTCCTGAACTTCGCCCACGCGAGCTTCGTCCTTCTCGGCGGGTTCATCACCTGGCAGCTCGCCGCTGAGTGGGGCGTTAACTTCTACCTGGCACTTCCGCTCGCGATGGTGGCCGGCGCACTCATCGGCACGGCACTCCAAACCGCCCTGCTGCAACGCCTCTTGGGGGAGAGGCCGTTCTCGATCATCATGATGACGATCGGGGTGCTGTACGTCTTCGACAACGTCACCTCCGCGATCTGGGGGCCAGAGGACCGGGACCTGCCGGATCCGTGGGGCTCCAAGACGGTCGACCTCGGATCGGTCAATCTCGCCGTCGCGGACCTGTGGACCATCGGCGTGACGTCCGCTGCAGTCGGTGCCTTCTTCCTGTTCTTCCGATACTCCAGCCTCGGCCTCGGAATGCGGGCCACGGCCGACGACCAGGAGGCCGCCCTGGCCACCGGCATCGACGCACGCCGGGTCCATCTGGCTGCCTGGGCCACCGCGGGCGCTCTGGGCACCCTGGCGGGCGCCATGCTCTCATCGGGTGCGGGCTCGGTCGGCCCATCACTCGGTGCCGTCGCCTTCGTCGCCTTCCCCGCCATGATCGTCGGTGGGCTCGAATCACCCGTCGGCGCCGTTGTCGGCGGCCTGCTCATCGGACTCATCCAGCAGCTGACAGCACTTCTCCAGCCGGAGTACGCCGCCTGGCTGGGGTCCGGCTTCGACCGTGTGGCGCCGTTCGCCGTGATGGTCATCATCCTGCTCGTGCGGCCGTATGGGCTGTTCGGTGAGCCCGAAGTGAGGCGAATCTGA
- a CDS encoding ABC transporter substrate-binding protein, with amino-acid sequence MQHLRRRTTAGITITALCLAALAACGRADSGSGSSGGQGSAGAPAEAPGFDGTTITVGALTPTSGRVAVIGNPVTVGNQIYFDMINESGGIAGKYPVEVLVRDSKYESTTAAQEYQATKDEVSMYVQLLGTQVVSSLLPDLAQDGIVASPASLDSFWVREQNLLPWGGPYQIQVVNGVDWYLTEGGGEGETICSLTQDDAYGATGRDGLAFVAEQHGIKLGKQVQFTLGTTDYTTHINQLKGAGCDAVLLTATPADTAGALGKAAQVGFEPQWLGQSPTWLKPLFEGDLKDYAEKNLVILAEGGSWDKSASKGMGDMIAALEKYSPDTPADWYLTVGWTQARATHQVLEAAVERGDLSRDGLIEAMNSLDTITADGMFGDYGWGAPEEREPPRTSTIYAVDIDGSPMGITPKAQDYTSDAAAEYSFDD; translated from the coding sequence ATGCAACATCTACGCCGCCGTACCACGGCGGGGATCACCATCACTGCCCTCTGCCTGGCGGCCCTCGCGGCCTGTGGCCGGGCCGATTCCGGGAGCGGAAGCTCCGGGGGGCAGGGCTCTGCGGGAGCGCCGGCAGAGGCGCCCGGCTTCGACGGCACCACCATCACGGTCGGGGCACTCACCCCGACCAGTGGCCGCGTCGCCGTGATCGGCAACCCGGTCACTGTCGGCAACCAGATCTACTTCGACATGATCAACGAGTCGGGCGGTATCGCCGGCAAGTACCCGGTCGAGGTGCTGGTGCGTGACAGCAAGTACGAGTCGACGACCGCGGCCCAGGAGTACCAGGCCACCAAGGACGAGGTGTCCATGTACGTGCAGCTCCTGGGCACGCAGGTGGTGAGCTCGCTCCTCCCGGACCTTGCGCAGGACGGCATCGTTGCCTCGCCTGCGTCCCTCGACTCCTTCTGGGTTCGCGAGCAGAACCTGCTGCCCTGGGGTGGGCCATACCAGATCCAGGTCGTGAACGGCGTGGACTGGTACCTCACCGAGGGCGGCGGAGAAGGCGAGACGATCTGCTCGCTGACCCAGGACGACGCGTACGGTGCCACGGGCCGCGACGGCTTGGCGTTCGTCGCCGAGCAGCACGGGATCAAGCTCGGCAAGCAGGTGCAGTTCACCCTGGGGACGACGGACTACACGACCCACATCAACCAGCTCAAGGGCGCCGGCTGCGACGCCGTTCTGCTCACCGCGACGCCTGCAGACACGGCAGGAGCGCTGGGCAAGGCTGCCCAGGTAGGCTTCGAGCCGCAGTGGCTGGGACAGTCCCCGACCTGGCTGAAGCCACTCTTCGAGGGCGACCTGAAGGACTACGCGGAGAAGAACCTCGTGATCCTCGCCGAGGGCGGCTCCTGGGACAAGTCGGCTTCCAAGGGAATGGGCGACATGATTGCGGCCCTGGAGAAGTATTCCCCCGACACCCCGGCTGACTGGTACCTCACTGTCGGCTGGACACAGGCCCGCGCGACGCACCAAGTGCTCGAGGCAGCCGTCGAACGTGGCGACCTCTCCCGTGACGGGCTCATCGAGGCGATGAACAGCCTGGATACGATCACCGCCGACGGCATGTTCGGTGACTACGGGTGGGGCGCGCCGGAGGAACGCGAGCCGCCGCGTACCAGCACGATCTACGCCGTCGACATCGACGGGTCTCCGATGGGCATCACGCCCAAGGCACAGGACTACACCTCGGACGCTGCGGCCGAGTACTCATTCGACGACTGA
- a CDS encoding ABC transporter ATP-binding protein, which yields MTRRTTMATPSERPIAAEAGELVVSNLEVVYNDAVLVLRGISVSVPTGSVVALLGANGAGKTTLLRAISGLLDFHRGDITKGSVGFAGADVTSLSPSHRVTRGLAQVMEGRRIFQSLSVEENLRAGAIGAKGTTASETFDRLLDMFPVLAKRRRDIAGYLSGGEQQMLAIGRALMSGPTLLLLDEPSLGLAPRVVEQIRDAIVSINGQGTSVLLVEQNATMALSIANHAYVLEHGRIVSEGSAAALMSDRNVADFYLGGGEHAERSYRDVKTYRRRKNWGT from the coding sequence GTGACCCGCCGAACCACGATGGCTACGCCGTCCGAGAGGCCGATCGCCGCCGAGGCGGGGGAACTGGTGGTCTCGAATCTCGAGGTCGTCTACAACGACGCCGTCCTGGTGCTGCGCGGTATCTCCGTCTCGGTTCCGACCGGCTCCGTGGTGGCTCTCCTTGGTGCCAACGGCGCGGGCAAGACGACACTCCTGCGGGCCATCTCCGGGTTGCTGGACTTCCACCGTGGCGACATCACCAAAGGGAGCGTTGGCTTTGCAGGCGCAGACGTGACGAGCCTGAGCCCTTCACACCGTGTCACCCGGGGGCTGGCGCAAGTGATGGAGGGACGGCGCATCTTCCAGTCCTTGTCAGTGGAGGAGAACCTCCGGGCCGGGGCGATCGGAGCAAAGGGCACCACTGCGAGCGAGACCTTCGACCGGCTGCTCGACATGTTCCCGGTTCTCGCCAAGCGCCGACGCGACATCGCGGGATATCTGAGCGGGGGTGAGCAGCAGATGCTCGCCATCGGCCGAGCGCTGATGTCCGGACCCACGTTGCTCCTGCTCGACGAGCCGTCCCTGGGTCTCGCGCCGCGCGTGGTCGAACAGATCCGGGACGCCATCGTCTCCATCAACGGGCAGGGGACCAGCGTTCTGTTGGTGGAGCAGAACGCGACCATGGCCCTCTCGATCGCCAACCACGCCTACGTCCTCGAGCACGGCCGGATCGTGAGTGAGGGCTCTGCTGCCGCGCTCATGTCCGACCGCAACGTGGCGGACTTCTATCTCGGCGGCGGCGAGCACGCCGAGCGGTCATACCGCGACGTGAAGACCTATCGACGCCGCAAGAACTGGGGAACCTGA